In Fluviicola taffensis DSM 16823, the following are encoded in one genomic region:
- a CDS encoding S9 family peptidase yields MKNLLLLLSLYSFTQNTVIAQVQTHTPVAKEIPTELTKHNHIRIDPYFWMNQRDSKPVLDYIAEENTYSNAFFEQKKPLINTFLAEFENRINPEETSAPIEIQGNTYQWRQIKDKDYKQLILIEKGKESIYFDENERAKGTEYYSLGDLSISPNNQLVAFSEDKIGRRNYTILFRDNQSDKILKDELKKTDGSVIWANDNKTVFYVKKDPTTLREYQVYKHILGTSQSKDELVFEEKDERFTVYISKTLDKSFILIHTESSTTSEISLIKSDNPSEKALCFLKREQDHLYEIDHHETGFFVLSNKNSPNRKLVFTESIPTSIESCKTLIAHDSETYLEGLEVFSTFLALQSRKMGRTEISIGNIDATNFSVISMPEEVYELGFSYNENYFAKKINYYYASFTSPSSIYQYDLASKNSQLVFQKKLIDPKFHSEDYISKRIWAIANDGEKIPVSIVYKKGTDLSKAPLLLYGYGSYGVTIPTTFSATRISLLDRGFVYAIAHIRGGKFLGENWYQDGKLNHKRNTFTDFINAAEWLAMAGYCDPNAIYAQGGSAGGLLMGAVTNMAPHLFKGIIAQVPFVDVVSTMLDESIPLTVGEYEEWGNPNIEADYWYMLSYSPYDHIRKINYPAMLITTGYHDSQVQYWEPLKWVAKLRKNNLGNQPILFDCTMTAGHGGGSGRTTERLEVAKEFAFLCHIQGINE; encoded by the coding sequence ATGAAGAATCTACTCCTATTACTTAGTTTATATTCATTTACACAAAATACAGTGATTGCTCAAGTCCAAACACATACTCCAGTTGCGAAAGAAATTCCAACAGAATTAACGAAACACAATCACATACGCATTGATCCTTATTTTTGGATGAATCAACGGGATTCTAAGCCAGTATTGGATTACATTGCTGAAGAAAACACTTATTCAAACGCTTTTTTTGAGCAGAAAAAACCGTTAATCAATACTTTTTTGGCTGAATTTGAAAATAGAATTAATCCAGAAGAAACAAGTGCTCCGATAGAAATTCAAGGAAATACCTATCAATGGCGTCAAATAAAAGACAAGGATTACAAACAATTAATTTTAATTGAAAAAGGCAAAGAATCTATCTATTTTGATGAAAATGAACGAGCTAAAGGAACCGAATATTACAGCTTAGGTGACTTATCAATATCTCCTAACAATCAACTAGTTGCGTTTTCAGAAGATAAAATTGGGAGAAGAAATTACACGATTCTATTTCGCGATAATCAATCGGATAAAATACTTAAAGACGAACTCAAGAAAACAGATGGAAGTGTTATTTGGGCGAATGATAACAAAACTGTTTTCTACGTAAAAAAAGATCCAACAACCCTTCGGGAGTATCAAGTTTACAAGCACATTCTAGGAACCAGTCAATCAAAAGACGAATTAGTCTTTGAAGAAAAGGACGAGCGTTTTACGGTTTACATCTCAAAAACATTAGACAAATCATTCATACTCATTCATACAGAAAGTTCTACAACTTCAGAGATTTCGTTGATTAAATCAGACAATCCTTCCGAAAAAGCCCTTTGTTTTTTGAAGCGTGAGCAAGACCATTTGTATGAAATTGATCATCACGAAACTGGATTCTTCGTTCTTTCAAATAAAAACAGTCCCAATCGCAAATTGGTATTCACAGAATCGATTCCAACATCCATTGAATCGTGCAAAACACTCATTGCACATGATTCAGAAACCTATCTAGAAGGACTTGAAGTCTTTAGTACATTTTTAGCGCTACAGTCACGCAAAATGGGACGTACAGAAATTTCAATCGGAAATATCGACGCTACAAACTTCTCGGTCATCTCTATGCCAGAAGAAGTTTATGAACTAGGATTCAGTTACAATGAAAATTACTTCGCTAAAAAAATAAACTATTACTATGCCTCTTTCACAAGTCCAAGTTCTATCTATCAATACGACTTGGCATCCAAAAACTCTCAACTCGTTTTTCAAAAAAAATTAATTGATCCTAAATTCCATTCGGAAGATTATATTTCTAAGCGAATTTGGGCCATAGCCAATGATGGCGAGAAAATTCCAGTTTCTATCGTGTACAAAAAAGGAACAGATTTATCAAAAGCCCCACTTCTACTTTACGGATACGGAAGTTATGGAGTTACTATTCCTACTACCTTTTCTGCAACTAGAATTAGCTTATTGGACAGAGGTTTCGTTTATGCAATTGCCCATATTAGAGGTGGAAAATTCTTAGGTGAAAACTGGTACCAAGATGGCAAGTTAAATCACAAACGAAATACATTTACCGATTTCATCAACGCAGCGGAATGGCTTGCTATGGCTGGATATTGCGATCCAAATGCTATTTATGCACAAGGCGGAAGCGCCGGAGGATTGTTAATGGGTGCGGTAACCAATATGGCACCTCATTTGTTCAAAGGAATTATTGCTCAAGTTCCGTTTGTTGATGTGGTATCGACCATGTTGGACGAGAGTATTCCATTAACTGTAGGTGAATACGAAGAATGGGGAAATCCAAATATTGAAGCTGATTATTGGTACATGTTGAGTTATTCTCCGTACGATCATATCCGGAAAATAAATTATCCAGCTATGTTGATTACGACAGGCTATCACGATTCACAAGTTCAATATTGGGAACCATTGAAATGGGTGGCGAAATTGCGTAAAAACAACTTGGGAAATCAGCCCATTTTATTTGATTGTACAATGACTGCAGGCCATGGTGGCGGATCGGGAAGAACAACCGAAAGATTGGAAGTTGCAAAAGAATTTGCATTTTTGTGCCACATTCAGGGGATTAATGAGTAG
- a CDS encoding class I SAM-dependent methyltransferase: protein MKKAYKFLLNKLPRPLLIRLSYVFKVFAPVIYKGNNVECPVCNRKFRKFLSYGSEVAHRDNVLCPYDLTLERHRLMWLYLKRESNFFSAPKLKVLHIAPEQCFHKKFKNQQNLDYLTGDLLSPIADMHFDLHEIPLEDNRFDVVFCNHVMEHVDDALKCMKELYRVMAPGAWGILQVPQDISRSETYEDWNITSPEEREKHFWQKDHVRLFGMDYPDWLRKAGFEVEIAFEKNPISIEEIERFRLSKQEILYIVRKK from the coding sequence ATGAAAAAAGCGTATAAATTTCTTCTGAATAAATTACCAAGACCACTTTTGATTCGTTTAAGCTACGTTTTTAAAGTGTTTGCGCCTGTCATTTACAAAGGAAACAATGTCGAATGTCCTGTGTGTAATCGGAAATTTAGAAAATTTTTATCCTACGGATCTGAAGTTGCGCATCGCGATAATGTACTTTGCCCTTATGATTTAACTTTAGAACGCCATCGTTTAATGTGGTTGTACTTGAAAAGAGAAAGTAATTTCTTTTCTGCTCCCAAATTGAAAGTACTTCATATTGCTCCAGAACAGTGTTTCCATAAAAAATTCAAGAATCAGCAGAACTTGGATTACTTAACGGGAGATTTACTTTCTCCCATTGCGGATATGCATTTCGATTTACATGAGATTCCTTTGGAAGATAACCGATTCGATGTTGTTTTTTGTAATCACGTGATGGAACATGTGGATGATGCATTAAAATGTATGAAAGAATTGTATCGAGTGATGGCTCCAGGTGCTTGGGGAATTCTTCAGGTTCCACAAGATATTTCAAGATCTGAAACGTATGAAGATTGGAATATTACTTCACCTGAAGAGCGCGAGAAACATTTTTGGCAAAAAGATCACGTGCGTCTTTTCGGAATGGATTATCCTGATTGGTTGAGAAAAGCAGGCTTTGAGGTAGAAATCGCTTTTGAGAAAAATCCGATATCAATCGAAGAAATTGAGCGTTTCAGGCTTTCAAAACAAGAGATTCTTTATATTGTCCGTAAAAAGTAA
- a CDS encoding cytochrome-c peroxidase: protein MKFNKQGILICFLLILLGSMCTFRKKNTLILGEIPSPIDNLNSSEKIAFGKMLFFDKRLSKNNEIACSNCHQPEKAFTDGLPKSIGIEGRVAMRNAPSLLNSAYFKSYMYDGEVKTLELQALVPMQDHQEMGSSMKEILQKLSNDEQYSQLAKSIFKRELDAFVITRALSSYERSLISQNSKFDRYRAGENAVLNSDELAGWLLFSEKLYCTKCHSAPHFTNYKVLSNGLYSDYVLDNGRFRINGLQTDNGKFKVPSLRNVALTAPYMHDGSIETLRGVILHYSKGGEVFENKSPIIRPFSITEHEISQLEQFLRTLTDTSGIN from the coding sequence ATGAAATTCAATAAGCAAGGCATTTTAATCTGTTTCCTATTGATTCTATTAGGATCAATGTGTACTTTCCGCAAGAAAAACACCTTGATTTTGGGTGAAATTCCCTCTCCAATTGACAATCTAAATTCAAGTGAGAAAATTGCTTTTGGGAAAATGCTCTTCTTTGATAAGAGACTCTCCAAAAACAATGAAATAGCTTGTTCCAACTGTCATCAGCCTGAGAAAGCTTTTACAGATGGTTTACCCAAGAGTATTGGTATTGAAGGAAGAGTTGCGATGCGCAATGCTCCAAGTTTATTGAACAGCGCTTATTTTAAAAGCTACATGTATGATGGCGAAGTAAAAACGTTAGAGCTCCAAGCATTGGTCCCTATGCAAGATCATCAGGAAATGGGGAGTTCGATGAAGGAAATTCTTCAAAAGCTTTCTAATGATGAGCAATACAGCCAATTAGCAAAATCTATTTTTAAACGAGAGTTAGATGCATTTGTCATTACACGTGCATTAAGTTCTTACGAAAGATCTTTAATCAGCCAGAATAGTAAATTTGACCGCTATCGAGCAGGGGAGAATGCGGTTTTAAATTCAGATGAACTAGCAGGTTGGCTTTTGTTTTCTGAAAAGCTGTATTGTACGAAATGTCATTCAGCTCCTCATTTCACCAATTACAAAGTACTCAGCAATGGGTTGTATTCTGATTATGTATTGGATAATGGTCGTTTTCGAATAAATGGCTTGCAAACTGATAATGGAAAATTTAAAGTTCCTAGTTTGCGAAATGTAGCCTTAACAGCTCCTTATATGCACGATGGAAGTATTGAGACTTTGCGAGGTGTTATTTTGCATTATTCCAAGGGAGGTGAGGTATTTGAAAATAAATCCCCTATTATTCGACCATTTTCGATTACTGAACATGAAATCAGTCAATTGGAACAGTTTTTAAGAACTCTAACTGACACTTCTGGAATCAATTAG
- a CDS encoding RNA polymerase sigma factor, with translation MAINVYFHQSSELLQEEQVWVIQAKADPARFEPLYRKYYDAILRYLKQRMEDPELAYDVASQVFIKAIKNISKYEDRGVPFGSWLYRIAKSELYQSYRELQASRTVSMENVQIPSFDTLFFENQEFEYNQSLLLAAMQRLKEEQLKLIEMRFFEQLSFKEIGESIGITENNAKVKTFRALEKLREYFLGKYAA, from the coding sequence ATGGCAATTAATGTCTATTTCCACCAATCATCGGAACTACTCCAAGAGGAGCAAGTATGGGTGATACAAGCAAAGGCAGATCCGGCAAGATTTGAACCTTTGTACCGTAAGTATTATGATGCAATACTTCGTTATTTGAAACAGCGGATGGAAGATCCAGAGCTAGCTTATGATGTAGCTTCTCAGGTTTTCATCAAGGCAATTAAGAATATATCGAAGTATGAAGACCGAGGAGTGCCTTTTGGCTCTTGGCTTTATCGAATAGCTAAGAGTGAATTGTACCAATCTTACAGAGAGTTACAAGCTTCTAGAACTGTTTCTATGGAGAATGTTCAAATTCCATCCTTTGACACTCTGTTTTTTGAAAACCAAGAGTTTGAGTACAACCAATCGTTACTTCTTGCAGCAATGCAACGACTAAAAGAAGAACAACTGAAATTGATTGAGATGCGTTTCTTCGAGCAATTAAGCTTTAAAGAAATTGGAGAATCAATTGGAATTACTGAAAATAATGCGAAGGTGAAAACATTTCGAGCATTGGAAAAATTAAGAGAATATTTTTTAGGTAAATATGCCGCTTAA
- a CDS encoding quinone-dependent dihydroorotate dehydrogenase → MYPLLRWFLFKYDPEKVHYFTFKLLGFWLKVPLVRPIWKSIYCVKNQLLETEVAGIKFPNPVGLAAGFDKNALRINELAACGFGFVEIGTVTPVGQDGNPKPRLFRLIEDQAIINRMGFNNDGAAEIVERLKKLQPACIIGGNIGKNKVTPNEDAISDYLICYNALEQYVDYFVVNVSSPNTPNLRELQDKEPLTKLLQTLMDKRSEINSSKPIFLKIAPDLTDSQLDDIIAIVKETEIAGIIATNTTIERGNLVTSSAQVEAIGMGGVSGKPLKNRSTEVVRYLYKNSNGSFPIIGVGGIYSAEDALEKLEAGASLIQLYSGFIYEGPGLVKKINKAVLKKRKKIAHE, encoded by the coding sequence ATGTATCCTTTGCTACGCTGGTTTCTCTTTAAATATGATCCTGAAAAGGTTCATTACTTCACGTTTAAATTACTTGGGTTTTGGCTAAAGGTTCCTTTAGTTAGGCCTATTTGGAAATCCATTTATTGTGTAAAGAATCAACTCTTAGAAACAGAAGTTGCAGGGATAAAATTCCCTAATCCAGTTGGGCTAGCTGCTGGATTTGATAAAAATGCGCTTCGAATTAATGAATTGGCAGCTTGTGGATTTGGTTTTGTTGAAATTGGAACCGTAACACCTGTTGGACAAGATGGTAATCCGAAACCACGCTTGTTTCGATTGATTGAAGATCAGGCAATCATTAATCGCATGGGATTCAATAATGATGGAGCAGCTGAAATTGTTGAAAGACTTAAAAAATTGCAACCAGCTTGTATCATCGGAGGAAATATTGGCAAAAACAAAGTGACTCCGAATGAGGATGCAATTTCCGACTATCTTATTTGCTACAATGCTTTAGAACAATATGTAGATTATTTTGTGGTCAATGTTTCTTCTCCGAACACTCCAAATTTGAGAGAATTACAAGATAAAGAACCGCTTACTAAACTATTGCAAACCTTGATGGATAAACGCTCTGAAATAAACTCATCTAAACCCATCTTTTTAAAAATAGCTCCAGACTTAACAGATTCTCAATTAGATGACATAATTGCTATTGTTAAGGAAACCGAAATTGCAGGAATTATTGCTACAAATACGACTATTGAACGAGGTAATTTAGTAACTTCAAGTGCCCAAGTTGAAGCGATTGGAATGGGTGGTGTTTCAGGAAAACCACTTAAAAATAGATCAACAGAAGTTGTTCGGTATTTGTACAAAAATTCGAATGGTTCTTTTCCTATAATTGGTGTCGGTGGGATATATTCTGCTGAAGATGCCCTTGAAAAATTGGAGGCTGGAGCAAGTTTAATCCAGTTGTATTCTGGATTTATTTATGAAGGTCCGGGTTTGGTGAAAAAGATAAATAAAGCAGTTCTAAAAAAACGAAAGAAAATAGCACATGAATGA
- a CDS encoding hydroxymethylglutaryl-CoA lyase: MNDRVFITECPRDAMQGIKEWIETNDKITYLNSLLECGFDTLDFGSFVSPKAIPQMQDTARVLEGLNESDTKLLAIIPNERGAEDAAKFERIDFLGYPFSISETFQVRNTNATIQESLKRVEAIANICHKENKELVLYLSMGFGNPYGDAWSPDLIVTWAERLTQLFEVSRLSLSDTIGVATPALIQQVFSTILSESKSIQISAHLHTLPENAAILTEAAYTAGCRYFEGAIKGFGGCPMAKDELTGNMPTERMLDWFKVKNIETGVDPKKFTESFVTSSKIFH; encoded by the coding sequence ATGAATGACCGTGTTTTTATAACAGAATGTCCACGTGATGCCATGCAAGGTATTAAAGAATGGATTGAGACAAATGATAAGATTACTTATTTGAACAGTCTTTTGGAATGTGGGTTTGATACTTTAGATTTTGGAAGTTTCGTTTCGCCCAAAGCCATTCCTCAAATGCAAGACACTGCAAGGGTTTTAGAAGGTTTGAATGAAAGTGACACGAAATTATTAGCAATAATACCAAATGAACGCGGGGCGGAAGATGCTGCGAAATTTGAACGTATTGATTTTCTAGGATACCCGTTCAGTATTTCAGAGACTTTTCAGGTGCGAAATACCAATGCAACCATTCAAGAATCTTTGAAAAGAGTGGAAGCTATTGCAAATATCTGTCACAAAGAGAATAAAGAATTGGTATTGTACCTTTCAATGGGATTCGGAAATCCTTATGGAGATGCATGGTCACCAGATTTAATAGTAACTTGGGCGGAACGTTTAACACAGTTATTTGAAGTTTCTCGACTTTCCCTTTCAGATACAATTGGAGTGGCAACACCAGCATTAATTCAGCAAGTTTTCTCAACAATTTTATCGGAATCTAAATCCATTCAGATTAGTGCGCATTTGCACACTTTACCAGAAAATGCTGCTATTTTGACGGAAGCGGCATATACTGCTGGTTGTCGCTATTTTGAAGGCGCTATAAAAGGTTTTGGTGGTTGTCCAATGGCGAAAGATGAATTAACTGGGAATATGCCTACTGAGCGTATGTTGGATTGGTTTAAAGTGAAAAATATCGAGACAGGAGTAGATCCAAAGAAATTCACGGAGTCCTTTGTAACTTCTTCCAAAATATTTCATTAA
- a CDS encoding TonB-dependent receptor, which produces MTRILVLVCICLSSQTLFSQVLHGTVIDEHSKQIIAEASIGIEEHEIHVTTDAEGKFQLNLKNMPQLFHLVVRAPHYDLLRVELIKSKTDTSIVILLHEQHFELEEVEIKSSYGQTANQVVSHVEVRKLSTLNGIPQSSLGDALATIPGVYNSSTGTGIYKPIIRGLSGSRVITYLNGIRLENQQWGGDHGLGITEIGIDQVEVIKGPSSLLYGADALGGILYFSDEKYAHLNKTTFMLQSRFESNSLLTSNTVGFKTSTKKLRLAVYGGYNSAADYQTPDGLYVKNTRYNQKMARISAGFGRKNYTSNIRYSLLMMDVGIPGHSHDSIPDPADFYGTKAVREKGLPYQHIFNQIISWENKFFFKKHEFQVLLGNTHNQLQEYEEKVTIPGMFLQLNTTSYQVKHKVTLRNQLELISGVQGMVQLNKNNPDAEEILIPNATTMDNGIYTVLNGTVKKTTFQLGLRMDVRHLKVQDDSIQFNNWYPGFTYSAGIVQRFKNSKLRINLSSGFRAPHSSELLANGVHHGTMRFEIGNRDLKTEQANQIDLTYEYDNEHISFIVNPFYSYIQHFIYIEPSDSFAESLPVYYYKSATSAQLYGIDAGIHLHPHFAHGLHLESTYSLVYGIINNNYSMPLVPPGRIQTNLRFAFNSKRAFKFDEIIIQHAYYFPQNNVFNYETRTVDYHVLDAGLKFSFTQSKSVWGLQAGVKNCLNTRYVPHISRLKTFDIPSPGINGYIVITYNLK; this is translated from the coding sequence ATGACACGAATTCTCGTATTGGTATGTATCTGTTTATCCTCTCAAACGCTTTTCTCACAAGTTCTGCATGGAACAGTGATCGATGAGCATTCCAAACAAATCATTGCAGAAGCTTCTATTGGAATTGAAGAACATGAAATTCATGTAACGACAGATGCTGAAGGGAAATTCCAACTGAATCTGAAAAACATGCCACAACTTTTTCATCTAGTTGTAAGAGCACCTCATTATGATTTACTGCGAGTAGAACTAATTAAAAGTAAAACAGATACTTCCATCGTGATTTTATTACACGAACAGCACTTTGAACTGGAAGAGGTGGAAATCAAATCCAGCTACGGACAAACAGCAAATCAGGTCGTTTCTCATGTGGAAGTAAGAAAATTATCAACATTAAATGGAATTCCTCAAAGCTCTTTGGGTGATGCATTGGCAACGATTCCTGGAGTTTATAATTCTTCTACAGGAACTGGAATCTACAAACCCATTATCCGCGGATTGAGTGGAAGTCGAGTAATTACTTACCTGAACGGAATTCGACTGGAAAACCAGCAATGGGGCGGTGATCATGGGTTAGGAATCACAGAAATAGGAATAGACCAAGTAGAAGTTATCAAAGGCCCATCAAGTTTGCTCTACGGAGCAGATGCTTTGGGAGGGATTCTTTACTTTTCAGATGAAAAATATGCACATCTGAACAAGACTACATTTATGCTTCAAAGTCGTTTTGAATCCAATTCACTCCTCACTTCCAATACCGTAGGATTTAAAACCAGTACCAAAAAACTTCGATTAGCTGTTTATGGTGGCTACAATTCCGCTGCAGATTATCAGACTCCAGATGGATTGTATGTAAAAAACACCCGTTACAATCAAAAAATGGCGCGCATATCTGCTGGCTTCGGTCGGAAAAATTACACGTCCAATATTCGCTATTCCCTTTTGATGATGGATGTGGGAATTCCAGGGCATTCACACGACTCAATTCCTGATCCTGCCGACTTCTACGGAACTAAAGCTGTACGTGAAAAGGGACTTCCTTATCAACACATTTTCAATCAGATAATCTCTTGGGAAAATAAATTTTTCTTCAAAAAACACGAATTTCAAGTCCTGCTGGGAAATACCCACAATCAACTTCAAGAATACGAAGAAAAAGTAACTATTCCAGGGATGTTTCTTCAATTGAACACCACTTCTTATCAAGTCAAGCACAAAGTTACTTTAAGAAATCAACTAGAATTGATCAGTGGAGTTCAGGGAATGGTGCAATTAAATAAAAACAATCCCGACGCAGAGGAAATCTTGATTCCAAATGCAACAACGATGGATAATGGAATTTACACAGTCTTAAATGGTACTGTCAAAAAAACAACCTTTCAATTGGGATTGCGCATGGATGTGCGGCATTTAAAAGTTCAGGATGATAGTATTCAATTCAATAACTGGTATCCGGGATTTACTTATTCGGCTGGAATTGTTCAACGTTTCAAGAACAGCAAATTACGCATCAATCTTTCATCTGGCTTCCGAGCGCCACACAGTTCAGAATTACTGGCAAACGGTGTACATCACGGAACCATGCGATTTGAAATTGGCAACAGAGACTTAAAAACAGAGCAGGCGAATCAGATTGATTTGACTTATGAATATGACAACGAACACATTAGTTTCATCGTTAATCCGTTCTATAGCTATATTCAACACTTCATTTACATCGAGCCATCCGACAGCTTTGCAGAATCACTTCCTGTTTATTATTACAAAAGCGCCACTTCTGCACAGCTTTATGGAATTGATGCTGGAATCCACCTTCATCCACATTTCGCTCACGGACTTCATTTAGAATCGACCTACTCTTTGGTCTATGGAATTATCAATAACAATTATTCCATGCCGCTAGTTCCTCCTGGAAGAATTCAAACGAATTTACGTTTTGCATTTAACTCGAAAAGAGCGTTTAAATTTGATGAAATCATTATTCAACACGCATATTATTTCCCTCAAAACAACGTATTTAACTACGAAACTAGAACGGTCGATTATCATGTTCTTGATGCAGGACTGAAGTTTTCATTCACACAAAGTAAATCTGTTTGGGGACTACAGGCTGGAGTGAAAAATTGTCTGAATACACGTTATGTCCCACATATTTCTAGATTAAAAACATTTGATATTCCTTCCCCTGGAATTAATGGATATATAGTAATCACATATAATTTAAAGTAA
- a CDS encoding glyceraldehyde-3-phosphate dehydrogenase — translation MEAALGYEKELNMHVQKERAAVKLSSHVGELLYDKGIELVLFRNHLTDITISEILNLHEYAKNVVKKPIDIETTAALAEELLKMDLAPAKIDIGKLSSEWIAEGTSFDSKAAFLGAKLGKFSSASGSVEPRDVVLYGFGRIGRLAARELIKQAGKGQQLRLRAIVTRGASDKDIVKRAALLRSDSVHGAFRGSVVEDLENKTLIINGQIVHMIDASNPEDVDYTKYGINNALVIDNTGVYTNREALSKHLAAKGVSKVLLTAPGKEIPNVVYGINQGDLDVENETIYSAASCTTNAISPILKVVNDAFGIVKGHIETVHAYTNDQNLLDNMHKSSRRGRSAAINMVITSTGAGAAVTKVIPNLKDKLTANAVRVPTPNGSLAILSLELQKGTTIEDVNNVVRAASLEGDLVNQIFYSYDPELVSSDIIGNTCCSVYDSHATIVSLDGKNVVLYTWYDNEFGYTKQVIRLAKHITKVQRLIYY, via the coding sequence ATGGAAGCTGCATTAGGCTATGAAAAAGAGTTAAACATGCACGTTCAGAAAGAACGCGCTGCTGTGAAATTGTCAAGTCACGTTGGTGAGTTACTTTACGACAAAGGAATTGAATTGGTTTTGTTCCGTAATCACCTTACAGACATTACGATTTCAGAAATTCTAAACTTGCATGAATATGCAAAGAATGTTGTGAAGAAACCAATTGACATTGAAACGACAGCTGCTTTAGCTGAAGAATTGTTGAAAATGGATTTGGCTCCTGCTAAAATCGACATCGGTAAGTTATCTAGTGAATGGATTGCTGAAGGAACATCTTTCGATTCAAAAGCTGCTTTTTTAGGAGCGAAATTAGGTAAATTCTCTAGTGCTTCAGGATCTGTTGAGCCAAGGGATGTCGTTTTATATGGGTTTGGTCGTATTGGTCGTTTGGCAGCTCGTGAGTTGATCAAACAAGCCGGTAAAGGTCAACAATTGCGTTTACGTGCAATCGTTACGCGTGGTGCAAGTGACAAGGACATCGTTAAGCGTGCTGCTTTATTGCGTTCTGATTCTGTTCACGGTGCTTTCAGAGGAAGTGTTGTGGAAGATTTGGAAAACAAAACTTTAATCATCAACGGACAAATTGTTCACATGATTGATGCTTCCAATCCTGAAGATGTAGATTACACGAAATACGGAATCAACAACGCATTAGTAATTGACAACACAGGTGTATACACCAATCGTGAAGCTTTATCGAAGCATTTAGCAGCTAAAGGAGTTTCCAAAGTATTGTTGACTGCTCCTGGTAAAGAAATTCCAAATGTTGTTTACGGGATCAACCAAGGTGATTTAGATGTTGAGAATGAAACGATTTATTCTGCAGCTTCTTGTACAACCAATGCAATCTCCCCTATTTTAAAAGTTGTCAATGACGCTTTTGGAATCGTGAAAGGACATATTGAAACAGTTCACGCATACACAAATGACCAAAACTTGTTGGACAACATGCACAAATCTTCACGTAGAGGACGTTCTGCTGCTATCAATATGGTTATTACTTCTACTGGAGCTGGAGCTGCTGTAACGAAAGTTATTCCAAACTTAAAAGATAAATTGACCGCTAATGCAGTTCGTGTACCAACTCCAAATGGTTCATTGGCAATTCTTTCTTTGGAATTACAAAAAGGAACAACAATCGAAGATGTCAATAACGTAGTTCGTGCTGCTTCTTTGGAAGGCGATTTAGTCAATCAGATTTTCTATTCGTACGATCCAGAATTGGTTTCTAGCGATATTATTGGAAATACCTGTTGTTCTGTGTATGACTCGCATGCTACTATCGTTTCTTTAGACGGAAAAAATGTGGTGTTATATACTTGGTACGACAACGAATTTGGTTACACGAAACAAGTAATTCGTTTGGCTAAACACATTACAAAAGTTCAACGTTTGATTTATTATTAA